The following proteins come from a genomic window of Carassius gibelio isolate Cgi1373 ecotype wild population from Czech Republic chromosome B8, carGib1.2-hapl.c, whole genome shotgun sequence:
- the LOC127962870 gene encoding ras and EF-hand domain-containing protein, with protein sequence MGSEAQRDRLRELFRACDVDHSGRIEKWEFVRICSELRVRSTEIDALFARLDTDKDGTINLEEFMDGFQETHLLKDEEMSSEHAGESFSAAWEDFKSRLGDQLKFIPRIDQISTLYQNISLTEPRIVPQYERVLLSFIKESRILNSEMEHLALAVKRAQDQTAIQLSEMEEEMDHRIHTAERNTRLQESKKAEATLSSMKHQYESQICELQQKIQTLQMIENQNRSSSLKEETSALKRQNNELLLQNQKLKQELLEAQTNIAFLQSELDSLKSDLTDQSINFERDEALMKCFSEERGNLERQIEVLQAANRKLHDSNDSLRASLENSQSKSKTQRVSGISPGVYMSTRKNVCSSYFDRCCNTFPDEDFDQFGLMEDLRRPNCDSLALALCDPMRRRSCEEDSLPDSCVDSGMSTLRSNNGYDYEHERTSCPSPVQAEDSNTTVSGDTSDTEVLEAREEAVIGSDSESILSWTASQPAQKSDVTASGKKCLSAVFTEREQDVAVTQPPSEKAYRIVLAGDAAVGKSSFLLRLCKNEFKGNTSATLGVDFQMKTLVVDGVPTVLQLWDTAGQERFRSIAKSYFRRADGVLLLYDVTCEKSFLNVREWVDIIEDVSQDDIPIMLVGNKTDLRKEALLDGVTCIPTSYGEKLAMTYSALFCETSAKDGSNIIEAVLHLAREVTKHADEYKEPVSVAKLSGNHSKKMSNPNCCMG encoded by the exons ATGGGTTCTGAGGCGCAGAGGGACAGACTCCGAGAGCTCTTCCGCGCCTGTGATGTGGATCACTCCGGACGCATCGAGAAATGGGAGTTCGTCCGAATATGCTCCGAGCTGCGCGTGCGATCCACCGAGATAGACGCGCTCTTCGCCAGACTTGACACCGACAAAGACGGCACGATCAATCTGGAGGAGTTCATGGACGGCTTTCAGGAGACACACTTGTTGAAGGACGAGGAGATGAGCAGCGAACACGCCGGGGAAAGTTTCTCAGCCGCCTGGGAGGATTTTAAATCCCGCCTCGGAGATCAGCTCAAATTCATCCCCAG GATTGACCAGATATCAACGCTGTACCAGAACATCAGTTTGACGGAGCCCAGAATCGTCCCTCAGTATGAAAGAGTTCTTCTCAGTTTCATCAAAGAGAGCCGGATACTGAACTCAGAAATGGAACATCTGGCTCTTGCTGTAAAGAG AGCTCAGGATCAGACGGCTATCCAGCTGAGTGAGATGGAGGAAGAGATGGATCACCGCATCCACACTGCAGAGAGAAACACACGTCTACAG gAGTCTAAAAAAGCCGAGGCGACTCTGAGCAGCATGAAACACCAGTACGAGTCTCAGATATGTGAACTACAACAGAAGATACAGACTCTgcagatg ATCGAAAACCAAAACAGGAGTAGCAGCCTCAAAGAGGAAACTTCAGCACTGAAACGGCAGAACAATGAGTTATTACTG CAAAACCAGAAGTTGAAACAGGAGCTTTTGGAGGCCCAAACTAATATTGCGTTCTTGCAGAGTGAGCTGGACTCTCTCAAGAGTGATCTCACAGACCAGAGCATCAACTTTGAAcg AGATGAGGCTCTTATGAAGTGTTTCTCTGAGGAGAGAGGTAACCTGGAGAGGCAGATCGAGGTGCTTCA GGCAGCAAACAGAAAGCTGCATGACAGTAATGACAGTCTGCGTGCTTCGCTGGAGAACAGTCAGAGCAAGAGTAAGACTCAG CGTGTTAGTGGGATTTCACCTGGAGTTTACATGAGCACCAGAAAGAATGTCTGTTCCTCTTATTTTGATCG GTGCTGTAACACATTTCCGGACGAGGACTTTGATCAGTTCGGGCTGATGGAGGATCTGCGCAGACCGAACTGTGATTCTCTGGCTCTGGCCCTGTGCGACCCCATGCGCAGACGCAGCTGTGAGGAAGACAGTCTTCCCGACAGCTGCGTGGACAGCGGCATGTCTACCCTGCGCTCGAATAACGGCTACGATTACGAGCATGAGAGAACGTCCTGTCCAAGTCCTGTGCAAGCAGAGGACAGTAACACCACTGTGTCTGGAGACACTTCGGATACAGAG gTTCTGGAAGCGCGAGAAGAGGCTGTGATTGGGTCAGACAGCGAATCCATTCTGAGCTGGACTGCATCACAACCCGCTCAGAAAAGCGATGTTACTGCATCAGGGAAGAAATGCCTCTCTGCCGTCTTCACAGAG AGAGAGCAGGATGTGGCAGTGACTCAGCCTCCATCAGAGAAAGCTTACAGGATTGTGCTGGCGGGAGACGCTGCGGTGGGAAAGTCTAGCTTCCTACTTCGCCTCTGTAAGAACGAGTTCAAAGGCAACACTAGTGCCACACTGG GGGTTGATTTCCAGATGAAAACCTTGGTGGTGGATGGTGTTCCAACAGTGCTGCAGTTATGGGACACAGCTGGACAGGAGAG GTTTCGGAGCATTGCTAAGTCTTACTTCAGGAGGGCTGATGGGGTTCTCCTACTCTATGACGTCACCTGTGAGAAGAGCTTTCTGAATGTGCGCGAATGGGTCGATATCATTGAG GATGTGTCTCAGGATGACATTCCCATCATGCTTGTGGGGAACAAAACAGATCTGAGGAAGGAAGCTCTTCTGGATGGAGTTACTTGCATTCCAACCAGCTACGGAGAAAAACTGGCCATG